Genomic segment of Salvia hispanica cultivar TCC Black 2014 chromosome 2, UniMelb_Shisp_WGS_1.0, whole genome shotgun sequence:
aatttatagcCCTTAATAATCTgtaaacttttcattttttccattttcaattttcaattttcatttatatttatgaatattattgtaaatctaatttaatgaTTCGAAGTTTCCAATCGTGGAAAGTTGAAAGAGAGATAGTGTATTTAGGTTGGACGGCTTGGTCGGCGGCTTTAGCAGTCCGAAAATGACGTCTCCCATGGACTCAACAACAAAAACTGCGGATTCATGCTTCTCTTTTGACCACACtaattatactactccctatCTATTTTCTCCTAGAGGATGCACTAACTATATGAATACTAAAtcaaatttgttttcttaCTAATTGATGTACGTTGTTATTCTTTTGATTAGCGATTATCgtgattttatgaaattattagtactaagATTTGATATGTTGTAAAATTACCGTTATCTGAATTCTAGCTTTAGCCATAGTATTTCTATAAGTAGACTCACATTATTGAGTGTGTAATCACATTTAACTGGATGTTGGCGACAGGAGAGCGTGGTGGGTCATTCATTACAAGCTGGCTagtatactactccattatttGCTGCATACATTAGCAATTTAGTAAATGTTAAATAAGCAAAAACATCACCTTTCGAAACATCTAATAcaagaaaaatacataaaacagATAAGAAACATGGTCAGCTAATTAGAAATCTACTATCTAGTGCATCaataaaaactagtactaGTGCTTAAATCTTCACCAAATGTAATTCAAGAAATCAATCCATCGGCCGCAGGGGCTTAGCGCAGTTGGTTCCGGGGGAGCAGATATTGCTACAAGAAATCAATCCATCTATTGATCCACATTTCCTTCCAAAGCCAGTTTTACAAGAACTccaacacaaaaatgcaacAAGACGTCCTAAAACGAGCCATCTCAGCTCGTTATCTTGACTTCCTCGTGTTGGCAGCAGTGGCAAGCTGCTGAGGCAGTGTACCAGAGCATGGAGACAACAAAGATGGCTAGACCAGAACTTCGAAGAAGAGACACACTTATTATGGGATAAAggaaagaaaagataaaagcAAAATGAGGACCACCTCCACCACCTATCCAATGCAGGCCCTCAACTTCAATAAAGGAAGATGTTTTAACTATTAATCAGTCACAAGTCACAACCATACCACATGAAAGGTCCAGCCAAGCAAACATGCGAATTTATGTAACGTATGTACGAAATGTCAACCATCTGTAACGGGAGTGAAAGATACATGCTTTCGAATTCATACTGCTGCCTAATCAGCAAATTAGACTGCAAAGGTAGGTGGCAACAGAAAGATATTCGAAACCTTTCATCAAAAGGGTAAGTTGGCATGAAGCTTATTATATGCCCACATATCACATGATTTCCAGCACCAATTAAGACACGATAGTGCAATCATATAAAGCAATTCAGAGTAGTTTTCTTGAAGCAGGAATCAGGGACTGATGTGAAATGTTCAGCAAATACTATATGTATTTCTTGCAGCAAACATTAGATTATTGCCCAACATTTTATTTCCATAGCTGAAATCTTAATTATCCATATGAATGTGTGGAAACATACAACAATTAAACTACAATTACCAAGAAAAAGTAGCAATGAAACAGAGACTGAAGATGCAAATTCATCATTGCcacataaatataacaatttgATGACATTATGGTAACAGAGATTTTTTTGCATTCTCATTCTCGTTTTTCAGTAACTTAGTTCTAGGCCTCAAGGGCTTCAAGTAACAAGCTTGGAAACTAACCATAGCTCTTAAAACTTCAATGATCCTTGACGCAATATCAGGGCCATCAGGCTCAAGTACATGTAAACACCTGGCAACCGCCTCCATTGTGCTCACACACCCAGCAAACGGCTCTTTCCTTAGAATCAACTCCGAGTCAAAAATAGTGCCACCATCTGCTGCAGCATCAAAATCTAAACAAACTGGCACAGCAAACTTGGATATAAACGATAAACTTGCAACCAGCATTTCCTTGGCATGCTTCCAAGTTCCATCGAAAACAATTAGAACAAGACCCCCCCTGCCTGCATCATCGAGAGAGGAATGCATACGACTGACTTCTCCAAATGGCAGTGCATCTGGACCTGCACACACACTCCCATCAAAACCAGAAAACTCTAACTACTATGTTCATAGCATAGAAAagcagtaaaaaaaatattccccACAAAATTCAAGCAATATGGCTTATATCATTCAACCTATAATCTTGCatgaaaaatttcaaattcttaaTCAGCAGGAGCTAAAAGTAATAAGCAGATGGTGGAGGGTCATTCACAAACATAAGTTCTCAAATGGTTGGGgttaaacataaaaacaaattcaagaatcaagaCAACCAGTTTGCTCTTTTTTTTACcgtagtaataataaatcaaatgcTACTTTATGTATCCAATTAGTTATGGCAAAAAACACAAAGAGCAGCTGCTAAGATGGTTTTAGGCTTCACAAGATTGAACAAAACAATGTACAACCATGAAGCACAAGGTACATACAACATTCAACTGCAGTAGCTCAAACACGAGAGCAAAACTACCATACCAGGGAAGAGATAAACAGCTCGAGGGAGAGgcaaattagggttttctGTTGCTTGATCGTGGAGAGAATCCAGAAGCTCCGATTGCCCGTATTTCAGCTTGCGTCCGACAATGATCTCACAGTTCCGGAGGCATTTGGCAAGGATGGGGACGGTGGCGAGCTTGTGGCGGCGCTCGTGGGGGTGGTGGAGGATGACAACCTGCGTGGCCGTGTGGACGGGAGCTGAAGGGAGGGCGTGGCAGAGGCACACGTTTATAGGGCGGCCGCATCCGTCTGTGCAAGTCCTTCGCCGGCGAACATCTCCGCCGTCGCCGGCTGAGGAGGAGGTCTCTTCAGGCGAGTCCATTGGGCTAGTGTACAGATACGAACCAGCGATATGTTAAAAGAAATGATTGGGCTGTTTGCTCGAAACAAAAGCCCATTTACTTGTGATATAAATTGGGGGAAAAATCTCCGAGAAGCTGAAGATGGCGACTTTGAATTTGGAATCGTCGTCCTCTTCCACACCAGTTGCCGCCCCTTTGGGAATTGCTCGTTTCCAGCACACTCCTTATTACtggtaaattttgattttgacccgcttttttttaaaaaaaattgtttttgggTTTACGCTTCTACCACTCTCTGAATACTCGCTTGTGCGAATTTTTACTTCGTGTATGGAGTTCAGGATTATCATTATCGTTACTAGTTTTAATTTGTGATTCGTAGCTGTtgcaatttcctttttttgtgtCTCTCTTGAAATGATTTCCACTatgacatttttaaaaatgattgattgcattattcaatatatgtatgtgtaaTCAGTAAGAAAATGCCAATAAACTATGTTGGTCACTTTATTTGTATTCATGTCAGTCAGCGTGGAATTCATCTGATTTTTCTACGAGCTAAGAAAACGAATTTTGTgagttttctttatttttattttcttttgtcagTGAAGAGAATATATACTTGCTTTGTAAGAAGCTGAGTGAAGATGGGACGGCTAAACCCGATGGTTCAGACCTGTTCATAGTTTTCATTTCCAATGAAAAGAATCAGGCAAGTAAATGTTGTTTGATTTTACACGTTGTCTGAAATGGTGGACTACTGAAATTATAGAAGGGCACACTTTGTTTGAGATCCTTGCATTGCTTAATGGGAGAGTTCTTTATCAGATTCCGTTATGGCACCAGAGGGCGAGCCACAGAGCAGATGGGGTGATTCTGTGGGATTATCATGTTATCTGTGTACAAGTAAGAATCTTGATTTGTGTTATCTTGTGAGGATGGACAAACTGTATGACGAACAATGTAGGTCTTTGTGTGGATAGCTAGAAGAATGATTGTTGTCGCTTCTTGTTTCATGGTGTCTGTTACAGAGAAGGAAGGAAACCAGCTTGCCTGATCTGGTGTGGGATTTAGATTCTAATCTTCCTATTCCATCTCCACTACCCACGTATGTAGCAGAAACTATTCGGCCTTCATTTCAGCTGTTTTCTGAGTTCCAGAGGTGAGTTATGTGTTTGAATCCGTAACTCTATCGAGTGCATAGAAAGTACAGAGCATAACTGGGTGTTCATTTCTCTTCAAATCACTGCTGGTATAGTCGCAAATACAACACAAATCGAGGCCGGTTGTCTCCACAAAAATGCTTTCCAATCCTAGTCTCATTGCATGTTGGGGGTCCTCTGTGAATCTTTGATTGATTGAGAATGCTGCTTTGATAATAATTTCAGGGTTTTCCGGATTGTACATGCTCCGATCTTCTTGAAGTCATTCGCATCAGACAGACGCCACATGAAAGATCCTTCTGGAAACTGGACTGCCACGCCGCCTTCATATGATGTTATCACTGCTGAAGGTAGAAGTCCTCCATTGCCTTTTGCTTCCAGAGTCAATTATTTATAACCATGGACATAAGATGGCACCATTATCTAAATGTGATAAACTGAAGAAGTTGATTTATGACCCTGTTCTGTTTTCTAATTGTTCAAGAACAGGTGAATAACCGTAATCATATTCACAATGGTTGAAAATTAACATAATCCCATGGAAAACAAGACCTTCCCCCGAACTTAAGCAGAGTCGAAGCAATTTAATGCGTGTATTTCCTAACCTGAGTGAAGGGTAGTTTCTTTTAGTGAACATGCTCGATTCTTCTGCAATGGTATCCTTAACTGTCTTTGTCTGTGACAGATGGAACGGCCCACAACTTGAACGAGTACATGGCAATGTCCTCTCTTAATGTCGTAAAGAGCATAGGAGCTGATGCAGTCGACACAGCTTTGACCCAAAAACTTGGAGTGCTAGTTGGGGAGAGTAAACTTGAGGAATTTTTTTCTCAGATTCCATTGTAGTTGGTGAAATCATTTTAGACTGTGTGAAGTAGATTGTTGTGTAACTTGTATGGGGTCAATACCTAATGGAGAGGTGAAATTCGACACACTGTTGGATGACTGTAGCAACAACAAGCAAATGTTTCTATATTAAGTTtgtatgaaaaattgaaaattgctgtattttcgtccaaatttgaatcaaatgtgaaattttttaatgctGCTTTACATTTGTTGAGGGAAGGAAACATACATTGGTTCCTCAACAAATCAGCCTAGTTTTTGACAACTGCAGAACTAAGTCTAAACAAGACACAAATACAGTCGAACCCAAATgggttttatttgttgatgattAAAGCCTCTCTAAACATTTACACTAAGCTCAAACCCATTTTAGTGTATATGTTACATCatgattttactccaatcatttacactaaattcaaacttaaaagaatattatctATATAATGTACTCCATCTTTtcctcacaaaatttgaaaaacttttagaTTTTGGATTAGTATAAATCTAAAGATAGGTGTTTTTTCCTTAGAAACCAACAATAAGATTGGGTTTTTGAGTACTATTAGAGCTAAGTACCTATCCCATTTTAGATTTTAGCGCACTCTTGGAGATGTTCTTAGACCGGCAGCGGCCCATTGCCTGCAATTTGAAATCATGGCTTCGACCCAATATATAAAAGCTATTCATCTTCTACTTATGGATATTGGTATTGGGATAAATTTTACTACATCTTGTTTTTACTAGTGTGGATTTGCTTAAATTAAGTCGTGCAATTTTAGGTGGTTGTTTTGTAAAGTTATGATGGTAATTATGGTTGGTTAATCAAGATTATTActacaaacttaaaaaatgttattgctGTTGCTAGTGCTCGCAGATATTTCTCTCTAACAAGTGGCCTGGAATAAAATTGACAAGtagctaaattaaaattaaacttgtTTTATAAACAACTCGTGAAACTGAAGCTGAGCCAAGTTTATCTGTTCATTAAACAACTACTACTATCTTACATGTTCGACTCACTAAAAAAAGATTTCGCCCAAGTTATGGTGgaaaataaatcatgcatTCATTAAACGATTGCTGATTTACatgtaaaaacaaaaaattaaagtattctGGGACCCAAAAGATATGAAGCCTGTTGTTGAAGGAGGGTCACAAGAATAAGCACCCACAGTCCCTCTCTCATCCACACTTTCTTGCATCTGCAATTCGATGTAATCCAGCTCAACCAATCAGAGCGCGAGGAGCTTCATCATAATGTCCTACAAGATAATCATAGTACAAGTAAGCCACTCCACCCCCCCCTTAAACGTGTCCCTCTTCTCACCATCAACTCAAAAACCAccacaattttataaaaagctAACCACACTCCCTCTCCCCAGACAAGGGGAGAGTTTGAGAAAGAAATTAACACcacaaattcttgaatttcctTCAAGATTTCCATTCCCTACTCCGTTTTTTCCAATCAATTCTCCTCCTTCAAGAACAActaacatatatatacacacacaattTCCCCATTGTTTTCTCCCACTGTTAATATAATCAAGACTCCATTTTTATCAGTCTCTTCAATCAAGAAACACAGTGCTCTGTTTCCTGCAGCAATGGCGTCTTCTTTGGTTTCATCGCCATTCACACTCCCAAACTCCAAAGCAGTGAAGGTCCCATCTCTCCTACAAAAGCACTACCTCCTCCACTCCTTCCTCCCCAAGAGAAGCGCCGCCAAAACCAACCAGAAATTCAAATGCGCCGCCATTGGCAACGGCCTCTTCACGCAGACCACGCAGGAAGTCCGCAGAATCGTGCCTGAGAAATCGAACCTCACCACCGTGAAGGTCGTGTATGTCG
This window contains:
- the LOC125208454 gene encoding tRNA-uridine aminocarboxypropyltransferase 2 isoform X4, producing MDSPEETSSSAGDGGDVRRRRTCTDGCGRPINVCLCHALPSAPVHTATQVVILHHPHERRHKLATVPILAKCLRNCEIIVGRKLKYGQSELLDSLHDQATENPNLPLPRAVYLFPGPDALPFGEVSRMHSSLDDAGRGGLVLIVFDGTWKHAKEMLVASLSFISKFAVPVCLDFDAAADGGTIFDSELILRKEPFAGCVSTMEAVARCLHVLEPDGPDIASRIIEVLRAMQIME
- the LOC125208454 gene encoding tRNA-uridine aminocarboxypropyltransferase 2 isoform X1 is translated as MDSPEETSSSAGDGGDVRRRRTCTDGCGRPINVCLCHALPSAPVHTATQVVILHHPHERRHKLATVPILAKCLRNCEIIVGRKLKYGQSELLDSLHDQATENPNLPLPRAVYLFPGPDALPFGEVSRMHSSLDDAGRGGLVLIVFDGTWKHAKEMLVASLSFISKFAVPVCLDFDAAADGGTIFDSELILRKEPFAGCVSTMEAVARCLHVLEPDGPDIASRIIEVLRAMFWSSHLCCLHALVHCLSSLPLLPTRGSQDNELRWLVLGRLVAFLCWSSCKTGFGRKCGSIDGLISCSNICSPGTNCAKPLRPMD
- the LOC125208454 gene encoding tRNA-uridine aminocarboxypropyltransferase 2 isoform X3; translation: MDSPEETSSSAGDGGDVRRRRTCTDGCGRPINVCLCHALPSAPVHTATQVVILHHPHERRHKLATVPILAKCLRNCEIIVGRKLKYGQSELLDSLHDQATENPNLPLPRAVYLFPGPDALPFGEVSRMHSSLDDAGRGGLVLIVFDGTWKHAKEMLVASLSFISKFAVPVCLDFDAAADGGTIFDSELILRKEPFAGCVSTMEAVARCLHVLEPDGPDIASRIIEVLRAMLRACIG
- the LOC125208454 gene encoding tRNA-uridine aminocarboxypropyltransferase 2 isoform X2, translating into MDSPEETSSSAGDGGDVRRRRTCTDGCGRPINVCLCHALPSAPVHTATQVVILHHPHERRHKLATVPILAKCLRNCEIIVGRKLKYGQSELLDSLHDQATENPNLPLPRAVYLFPGPDALPFGEVSRMHSSLDDAGRGGLVLIVFDGTWKHAKEMLVASLSFISKFAVPVCLDFDAAADGGTIFDSELILRKEPFAGCVSTMEAVARCLHVLEPDGPDIASRIIEVLRAMVSFQACYLKPLRPRTKLLKNENENAKKSLLP
- the LOC125208456 gene encoding protein N-terminal glutamine amidohydrolase, encoding MATLNLESSSSSTPVAAPLGIARFQHTPYYCEENIYLLCKKLSEDGTAKPDGSDLFIVFISNEKNQIPLWHQRASHRADGVILWDYHVICVQRRKETSLPDLVWDLDSNLPIPSPLPTYVAETIRPSFQLFSEFQRVFRIVHAPIFLKSFASDRRHMKDPSGNWTATPPSYDVITAEDGTAHNLNEYMAMSSLNVVKSIGADAVDTALTQKLGVLVGESKLEEFFSQIPL